In Achromobacter xylosoxidans A8, a single window of DNA contains:
- the gspD gene encoding type II secretion system secretin GspD has protein sequence MRHIAQFSLAVLLAASQLGPAASTVHAQQTDNRVSLNFVDTDIPAVLRALSLFTQRNFLVDPRVKGKLTLVSDRPVDSAQALSMLTGALRLQGFAIVDVDGVTRVVPEADAKLQGSAVVGNGRPAQAVGGAPAGGAGRGPVPVSAFAKGSSGEMLTRVFPLKYENAANLVPVLRPMVPPNNPINAYPGNNTLVVTDYADNLERIAQVIARIDVPSSIDTDVVPVRSAIATDLAILASQLLDTQSSDPTQRIAVVADPRSNSVLVRSGSPARTRLARDLIMKLDAQQNRAGNLHVVYMRNAQATRIAEVLGGLLTGQANSAPGATGGASGGAGAQGGARTQNAAAGMAAQAGQGMAGMSGSNKGGLSGEQERISREDNSTQAVSYSAGGATIQADPATNSLIISAPEPLYRSLREVIDQLDQRRAQVLVESLIVEVSEAKAAEFGIQWMTGAGNINSDGTSFIGGTNLGGSGITGKGPTTIDGIGSGLTLGVVKGTVDVLGNKVINLGVLARAMENTGEANILSTPNLLTLDNQSASILVGKTVPFVTGQYVTSGSNGSTNPFQTIEREDVGLKLNIRPQISEGGAVKLDIYQEVSSIDESRSNATTGIVTNKRAIDTSVLIDDGQIIVLGGLLEDNVTLSTNSVPLLGSLPVIGSLFRYDSRKRTKTNLMVFLRPYVVRDANRTAGVTMDRYDYMRRAQAAVQPGQHWALPDMQAPMLPPPGSAPSVSNNAYDLRPEQQAETLRRPAPVTAQSFAVRQYPGTESARDASEAIRVSRTLMHSVAVDPDTLL, from the coding sequence ATGCGTCACATTGCGCAATTCAGCCTTGCGGTACTGCTCGCCGCAAGCCAGCTCGGACCCGCGGCCAGCACGGTTCACGCTCAACAGACCGACAATCGCGTCAGTCTGAATTTCGTCGACACCGACATCCCCGCCGTGCTGCGCGCGCTGTCCTTGTTCACGCAGCGCAACTTCCTGGTGGATCCGCGCGTCAAGGGCAAGCTCACGCTGGTGTCGGATCGGCCGGTGGACAGCGCGCAGGCGCTGTCCATGCTGACGGGCGCGCTGCGCTTGCAGGGTTTCGCCATCGTCGACGTCGATGGCGTGACGCGCGTGGTGCCCGAGGCCGATGCCAAGCTGCAGGGCAGCGCGGTGGTGGGCAATGGCCGCCCCGCGCAAGCGGTGGGCGGCGCGCCGGCCGGCGGCGCGGGCCGCGGGCCGGTGCCAGTCTCCGCATTCGCCAAGGGCAGCAGCGGCGAAATGCTGACCCGCGTGTTCCCGCTGAAGTACGAGAACGCGGCCAATCTGGTGCCGGTGCTGCGCCCCATGGTGCCGCCCAACAACCCGATCAACGCCTATCCCGGCAACAACACGCTGGTGGTCACGGATTACGCCGATAACCTGGAGCGCATCGCCCAGGTCATCGCGCGCATCGACGTGCCCAGCTCGATCGACACGGACGTGGTGCCGGTGCGTTCGGCCATCGCCACCGACCTCGCCATCCTCGCTTCGCAGCTGCTGGACACGCAAAGCAGCGACCCCACTCAGCGCATCGCCGTGGTGGCCGATCCGCGCAGCAACAGCGTGCTGGTGCGCTCCGGCAGCCCGGCGCGCACGCGCCTGGCGCGCGACCTGATCATGAAGCTGGACGCGCAGCAGAACCGCGCCGGCAACCTGCACGTGGTCTACATGCGCAACGCGCAGGCCACGCGCATCGCCGAAGTGCTGGGCGGGCTGCTGACCGGCCAGGCGAATTCCGCGCCGGGCGCCACCGGTGGCGCCAGCGGCGGCGCGGGCGCCCAGGGCGGTGCGCGCACGCAGAACGCGGCGGCAGGCATGGCTGCCCAGGCGGGCCAGGGCATGGCCGGCATGTCCGGTTCGAACAAGGGCGGACTGTCGGGCGAGCAGGAACGCATCTCACGGGAAGACAACAGCACGCAGGCCGTCTCGTATTCGGCGGGCGGCGCCACCATCCAGGCCGATCCGGCCACCAACTCGCTCATCATCTCGGCCCCCGAACCGCTGTACCGCAGCCTGCGCGAGGTCATCGACCAGCTCGACCAGCGCCGCGCCCAGGTGCTGGTGGAAAGCCTGATCGTCGAAGTCAGCGAGGCCAAGGCGGCGGAGTTCGGCATCCAGTGGATGACGGGCGCCGGCAACATCAACAGCGACGGCACCAGCTTCATCGGCGGCACCAACCTGGGCGGCAGCGGCATTACCGGCAAGGGCCCGACCACCATCGACGGCATCGGCAGCGGCCTGACCCTGGGGGTGGTGAAGGGCACCGTCGACGTGCTGGGCAACAAGGTCATCAACCTGGGCGTGCTGGCGCGCGCGATGGAGAACACCGGCGAAGCCAACATCCTGTCCACGCCCAACCTGCTGACGCTGGACAACCAGTCGGCCAGCATCCTGGTGGGCAAGACCGTGCCTTTCGTGACCGGGCAGTACGTGACCTCGGGCAGCAACGGCAGCACCAATCCGTTCCAGACCATCGAACGCGAGGACGTGGGCCTGAAGCTGAACATCCGCCCGCAGATTTCCGAAGGCGGCGCGGTCAAGCTGGACATCTACCAGGAAGTCAGCAGCATCGACGAAAGCCGCTCCAACGCCACCACCGGCATCGTGACCAATAAACGCGCCATCGATACCAGCGTGCTGATCGACGACGGCCAGATCATCGTGCTGGGCGGCCTGCTGGAAGACAACGTCACGCTTTCCACCAACAGCGTGCCGCTGCTGGGATCCTTGCCCGTGATCGGCTCGCTGTTCCGCTACGATTCGCGCAAGCGCACCAAGACCAACCTGATGGTGTTCCTGCGCCCCTACGTGGTGCGCGACGCCAACCGCACGGCTGGTGTCACCATGGACCGCTACGACTATATGCGCCGCGCGCAGGCGGCCGTGCAGCCAGGCCAGCACTGGGCGCTGCCAGACATGCAGGCGCCGATGTTGCCGCCGCCGGGCTCCGCGCCTTCGGTGTCCAACAACGCCTACGACCTCCGCCCGGAACAGCAGGCCGAAACGCTGCGCCGGCCGGCGCCGGTCACGGCCCAGTCCTTCGCGGTGCGCCAGTATCCCGGCACGGAGTCTGCGCGCGATGCTTCGGAGGCCATCCGCGTGTCGCGCACGCTGATGCACAGCGTGGCCGTGGATCCCGATACGCTGCTATGA
- the gspE gene encoding type II secretion system ATPase GspE: MSAHPLPYAWARAQRAVLSLRGGQARLTVSPRTPEWAVREIRRCHGDIELAQIEDEALETLLTAAYSHSEDAASVMGVAENEIDLDRLMQDMPEVADLLEAQDDAPVIRMINALFAQAARDGASDIHIEPFETHSVVRYRVDGTLRDVVSPRKALHAALISRIKIMAHLDIAEKRLPQDGRIALRVGGRPIDVRVSTLPTGHGERAVLRLLDKEAGRLQLEKLGMDAGVLAQLDRLIRQPHGIVLVTGPTGSGKTTTLYAALSRLDASTSNILTVEDPIEYDLSGISQTQVNAKIDMSFALALRAILRQDPDVIMIGEIRDLETAQIAVQASLTGHLVLATLHTNDSVSAVTRLTDMGVEPFLLASSLLGVLAQRLVRKLCPSCKKPAMQDGARVFHPVGCDACNHTGYSGRSGIHELFTVDDEARRLIHEGRDERELRRAAAASGMRTMREDGQRWVDSGQTSPEEILRVTRDA, encoded by the coding sequence ATGAGCGCGCACCCCTTGCCTTATGCCTGGGCCCGGGCGCAGCGCGCGGTGCTGTCGCTGCGCGGCGGCCAGGCCCGGCTGACCGTCAGTCCGCGCACGCCGGAATGGGCGGTGCGCGAGATCCGGCGTTGCCACGGCGACATCGAGCTGGCGCAGATCGAGGACGAGGCGCTGGAGACCCTGCTGACCGCGGCCTACAGCCATTCGGAAGACGCGGCCTCGGTCATGGGCGTGGCCGAGAACGAGATCGACCTGGACCGCCTGATGCAGGACATGCCGGAAGTGGCGGACCTGCTGGAGGCCCAGGACGACGCGCCCGTGATCCGCATGATCAACGCGCTGTTTGCGCAGGCGGCGCGTGACGGCGCCAGCGACATCCACATCGAACCCTTCGAGACCCACTCCGTGGTGCGCTACCGGGTCGACGGCACCCTGCGCGACGTGGTGTCGCCGCGCAAGGCGCTGCATGCCGCGCTGATCTCGCGCATCAAGATCATGGCGCACCTGGACATCGCCGAAAAACGCCTGCCGCAGGACGGCCGCATCGCGCTGCGCGTGGGCGGGCGGCCGATAGACGTGCGCGTCTCCACCTTGCCCACCGGGCATGGCGAACGCGCCGTGCTGCGCCTGCTGGACAAGGAGGCCGGGCGCCTGCAGCTGGAGAAGCTGGGCATGGACGCGGGCGTGCTGGCCCAGCTGGACCGCCTGATCCGCCAGCCGCACGGCATCGTGCTGGTAACGGGGCCTACCGGCAGCGGCAAGACCACCACGCTGTATGCGGCGCTGAGCCGCCTGGACGCGTCCACCAGCAACATACTCACGGTCGAGGATCCGATCGAATACGACCTGTCCGGCATCAGCCAGACGCAGGTCAACGCCAAGATCGACATGAGCTTCGCGCTGGCCCTGCGCGCCATCCTGCGGCAGGACCCCGACGTCATCATGATCGGCGAAATCCGCGACCTGGAGACCGCGCAGATTGCGGTGCAAGCCTCGCTGACCGGCCACCTGGTGCTGGCGACGCTGCATACCAACGACTCGGTGTCCGCCGTCACCCGGCTCACCGACATGGGCGTGGAACCCTTCCTGCTGGCGTCGTCGCTCTTGGGCGTGCTGGCGCAGCGCCTGGTGCGCAAGCTCTGCCCGTCCTGCAAGAAGCCCGCCATGCAGGACGGCGCGCGCGTGTTCCACCCGGTGGGCTGCGACGCCTGCAACCATACGGGCTACAGCGGGCGCTCCGGCATCCACGAACTCTTCACGGTCGACGACGAGGCGCGCCGGCTGATCCACGAAGGGCGCGACGAACGCGAACTGCGGCGCGCGGCCGCCGCGTCAGGCATGCGCACCATGCGCGAGGACGGGCAGCGCTGGGTCGACAGCGGGCAGACTTCGCCGGAGGAGATCCTGCGGGTCACGCGGGATGCCTAG
- a CDS encoding type II toxin-antitoxin system RelE/ParE family toxin encodes MTTKLAVKLTANFEHQLEEIEAFLTEAGMPRAFDALLDELAEVIIPNLSAFPDMGRLFLGRPQHSVEVANGAARLAKQLSALGKDAELREYVSAHYLMLYARIKNQIYLLSIRHHRQLSFDFPDRWQA; translated from the coding sequence GTGACCACCAAACTCGCCGTCAAACTCACGGCCAACTTCGAGCACCAGCTTGAGGAAATCGAAGCCTTCCTCACCGAGGCCGGGATGCCACGCGCTTTCGACGCGCTGCTCGACGAGCTGGCCGAGGTGATCATCCCGAACCTTTCGGCCTTTCCCGACATGGGGCGCTTATTTCTTGGACGGCCCCAACACTCGGTGGAGGTCGCCAATGGCGCGGCCCGCCTGGCCAAACAGCTCAGCGCGCTCGGCAAGGACGCGGAGTTGCGCGAGTATGTGTCCGCGCACTACCTGATGCTTTACGCCAGGATCAAGAACCAGATCTACCTGCTCTCGATCCGGCATCACCGCCAGCTTTCCTTCGATTTTCCGGATCGCTGGCAGGCATAG
- a CDS encoding type II toxin-antitoxin system Phd/YefM family antitoxin: MAISSADVIPLSQARANLSELADQVKSGAEKIITKNGESYVALIDAERLDYYHRLEQERIHLLLIDDASRGLADVSAGKVKDALSTVSALKRRRAAKAAR; encoded by the coding sequence ATGGCCATCTCGTCCGCCGATGTGATTCCGCTGTCCCAAGCCCGGGCCAATCTGTCCGAACTGGCCGATCAGGTCAAGTCCGGGGCTGAGAAAATCATCACCAAGAATGGCGAAAGCTACGTTGCCCTGATCGACGCCGAACGGTTGGACTACTACCACCGGCTGGAGCAGGAACGCATCCACTTGCTGCTGATCGACGACGCCAGCCGGGGCCTGGCCGATGTTTCGGCCGGCAAGGTCAAGGATGCGTTAAGCACAGTGTCCGCCCTCAAGCGCCGCCGCGCGGCCAAGGCCGCCCGCTGA
- the gspN gene encoding type II secretion system protein N has protein sequence MSGFRLSKRSAALLLAGAVCAAAAAVTVLPARWLLAVLPDKAPVALADASGTLWRGSAWIALGPPGARRMLPQPVQWQWRWDALALDVSHPWLQGPLRATPGWNGVSVPAQSLRAPASILSALGAPWNTIAPQGTLEIRWQPLRLGAALPAGPVAELRWRNASTALTPVAPVGSYLLRVQGGKSGATLALSTESGLLDVTGQGSAGGRGGLKFQGQATYAGSAREADRAALDGLLSALGRRSGDVATFGS, from the coding sequence ATGTCAGGCTTCCGGCTTTCCAAACGTTCCGCCGCATTGCTCCTGGCTGGCGCCGTCTGTGCCGCCGCGGCAGCCGTCACGGTCTTGCCCGCGCGTTGGCTGCTGGCCGTGCTGCCGGACAAAGCACCGGTCGCGCTGGCCGACGCCAGCGGCACCTTGTGGCGCGGCAGCGCCTGGATCGCGCTAGGTCCACCCGGCGCGCGCCGCATGCTGCCGCAGCCGGTGCAATGGCAATGGCGCTGGGACGCGCTCGCCCTGGATGTCTCGCATCCCTGGCTGCAAGGCCCCTTGCGCGCCACGCCCGGCTGGAACGGCGTATCCGTGCCGGCCCAATCGCTGCGCGCGCCCGCTTCCATCCTGTCCGCGTTGGGCGCGCCATGGAACACCATCGCGCCCCAGGGCACGCTGGAAATCCGCTGGCAGCCGCTGCGGCTGGGCGCGGCCCTGCCCGCCGGCCCGGTGGCTGAACTGCGCTGGCGCAATGCCAGCACCGCGCTGACGCCGGTGGCGCCCGTGGGGTCGTATCTGCTGCGGGTGCAAGGCGGCAAGTCCGGCGCCACGCTGGCCTTGAGCACCGAAAGCGGTCTGCTGGACGTCACCGGCCAGGGCAGCGCGGGCGGGCGCGGCGGCCTGAAGTTCCAGGGGCAGGCAACCTACGCCGGCTCCGCGCGTGAAGCGGACCGGGCGGCGCTGGATGGACTGTTGTCGGCGCTGGGCAGGCGTTCGGGGGATGTTGCGACTTTCGGGAGCTGA
- the gspM gene encoding type II secretion system protein GspM, whose protein sequence is MKLPQALHAARQSLAKTLAPALARAGRRYQALAPRERRLVTAAGLLLGSTLVFVTLIEPPLNTLRKLQAELPALRGQAATVADLTSQATALRRKSAAPAGAMPSAAELAASLERAGLSPELWTLGEPEGGPGVLLTLKQAPSSTLLRWLDGAARDWGLAVKEVELSRAANINGRPLPGLVNGKVNLMTPQAPERG, encoded by the coding sequence ATGAAACTCCCGCAAGCCCTGCATGCCGCCAGACAGTCGCTGGCCAAGACCCTCGCGCCTGCCCTGGCGCGCGCCGGCCGGCGCTACCAGGCGCTGGCGCCGCGCGAACGCCGGCTGGTCACGGCCGCCGGCCTGCTGCTGGGGTCGACGCTGGTGTTCGTCACGCTGATCGAACCGCCCTTGAACACGCTGCGCAAGCTGCAAGCCGAATTGCCCGCGCTGCGCGGCCAGGCGGCCACGGTTGCCGACCTGACCTCGCAGGCCACGGCCTTGCGGCGCAAGTCCGCCGCCCCGGCGGGCGCCATGCCCAGCGCAGCCGAACTCGCCGCCTCGCTGGAACGGGCCGGGCTGTCGCCGGAACTATGGACGCTGGGCGAGCCCGAGGGCGGTCCCGGCGTGCTGCTGACCCTGAAGCAGGCGCCGTCCTCGACCTTGCTGCGATGGCTGGATGGGGCAGCGCGCGATTGGGGCCTGGCGGTCAAGGAGGTGGAACTCAGCCGCGCCGCCAACATCAACGGGCGGCCGCTGCCCGGCCTGGTCAACGGCAAAGTGAACTTGATGACGCCGCAAGCGCCGGAGCGCGGCTGA
- the gspL gene encoding type II secretion system protein GspL, translating into MKNLLRIALPPLAEFGAGSLLPYAWFDRRGRCARQGELTLEAIGHAYPHAACEAVLHPADVIAASVQIPAVARARYAAAVHSALEPLVLSDLDTLAIGHGPRAADGTVALAWAAREPVRRAWSLLNAQGLRAHALIAPQTLGADSTAPLRDPADPRWQAPTPSWSLAMPQLAPARVSAWRPVWRWGAAAALVWIGGLNLYASQLQSEADALRDGMRAQVLAAFPDLPVVLDPPRQAQQGLDALQANRGAANAADFLPLARAAALALPFAADKVARLGYAEQALTLQLADAGEQSQRVAETPALIQQAAALGLKLERGDNDNTWRIVRAQP; encoded by the coding sequence TTGAAAAACCTACTGCGCATCGCGCTGCCGCCGCTGGCCGAGTTCGGCGCCGGCTCTCTCCTACCGTATGCCTGGTTTGACCGGCGCGGCCGCTGCGCGCGCCAGGGCGAACTGACGCTCGAGGCCATTGGCCATGCCTATCCCCATGCCGCCTGCGAAGCCGTGCTGCATCCCGCCGACGTGATCGCGGCCAGCGTGCAAATCCCCGCGGTGGCGCGCGCCCGCTATGCGGCCGCGGTGCACAGCGCGCTGGAGCCGCTGGTGCTCAGCGACCTGGATACGCTGGCCATCGGCCATGGCCCGCGCGCCGCGGACGGCACCGTCGCGCTGGCCTGGGCCGCGCGCGAACCCGTGCGCCGCGCCTGGAGCCTGTTGAACGCCCAGGGCTTGCGCGCGCACGCGCTGATCGCGCCGCAAACCCTGGGCGCCGACAGCACGGCGCCGCTGCGCGACCCTGCCGACCCGCGCTGGCAGGCGCCCACGCCGTCATGGTCGCTGGCCATGCCCCAACTGGCGCCGGCCCGCGTCTCGGCCTGGCGCCCCGTCTGGCGCTGGGGCGCGGCCGCCGCGCTGGTGTGGATAGGCGGGCTGAACCTGTACGCCTCGCAACTGCAATCGGAAGCCGACGCCTTGCGCGACGGCATGCGCGCGCAGGTGCTGGCCGCCTTTCCCGACCTGCCGGTGGTGCTGGACCCGCCGCGCCAGGCGCAGCAGGGCCTGGACGCGCTGCAGGCCAACCGGGGCGCGGCCAACGCCGCCGACTTCCTGCCCCTGGCGCGCGCCGCGGCCCTGGCCCTGCCCTTCGCCGCCGACAAGGTGGCCCGCCTGGGCTACGCCGAACAGGCGCTGACTCTACAGCTGGCCGACGCCGGCGAGCAGTCCCAGCGCGTGGCGGAAACGCCCGCGCTGATCCAGCAAGCCGCCGCCCTGGGCCTGAAGCTCGAACGCGGCGATAACGACAACACCTGGCGCATCGTGCGCGCGCAACCATGA
- the gspK gene encoding type II secretion system minor pseudopilin GspK: MSPARPTGRERGAAVVSALIIVAIVAALATGLFQRQTASTRRVENEMARVQARAMLAGGIDWARLIVRDHGKRESTTRGDQIWATPVLDTRIERPGDERVAVFSGRVQDEQGKYNLYNLANNGVPQPEQELVLRRLLSTLQLPDTLAARMVEIMAAAQPVAPPADAPSAPPGRPAPDARAPLPRGVDEVAALLALDPAVRSELRRTMTVLPVATSVNVNTAPAEVLAALAPGLSLSQARSLAGERDRGNWFNNAGDFANRLAGAGVKTPPPTVVTTSGWFLASGIVAYERARISMQALLRSSPPAAPDTLWTREIP, translated from the coding sequence ATGAGCCCGGCTCGCCCCACCGGCCGCGAACGTGGCGCCGCCGTGGTCAGCGCGCTCATCATCGTCGCCATCGTCGCGGCCTTGGCCACCGGCCTGTTCCAGCGCCAGACCGCCAGCACGCGGCGCGTGGAAAATGAAATGGCGCGGGTCCAGGCGCGCGCCATGCTGGCGGGCGGCATAGACTGGGCCCGCCTGATCGTGCGCGACCACGGCAAGCGCGAATCGACCACCCGCGGCGACCAGATCTGGGCCACCCCGGTGCTGGACACCCGCATCGAGCGGCCCGGCGACGAGCGCGTCGCCGTGTTCTCCGGCCGGGTGCAGGACGAGCAAGGCAAGTACAACCTCTACAACCTGGCGAACAATGGCGTGCCGCAGCCCGAGCAGGAACTGGTGCTGCGCCGCCTGCTGAGCACCTTGCAGTTGCCGGACACGCTGGCCGCGCGCATGGTCGAGATCATGGCGGCCGCGCAGCCCGTGGCGCCCCCGGCGGATGCGCCCTCGGCGCCGCCGGGACGGCCGGCGCCCGACGCCCGCGCGCCCTTGCCTCGCGGCGTCGATGAAGTGGCGGCCCTGCTGGCGCTGGACCCGGCAGTGCGCAGCGAGCTGCGCCGCACGATGACGGTGCTGCCCGTCGCCACCAGCGTCAACGTCAACACCGCGCCCGCCGAGGTGCTTGCGGCGCTGGCGCCCGGCTTGTCGCTCAGCCAGGCCCGCTCGCTGGCGGGCGAGCGCGACCGCGGCAACTGGTTCAACAATGCCGGCGATTTCGCCAACCGCCTGGCCGGCGCGGGCGTCAAGACGCCCCCGCCCACGGTGGTCACCACCAGCGGCTGGTTCCTGGCCAGCGGCATCGTGGCCTACGAGCGCGCGCGCATCTCCATGCAGGCGCTGCTGCGCAGCTCGCCGCCCGCCGCCCCCGACACCCTATGGACTAGAGAAATTCCTTGA
- a CDS encoding type II secretion system protein J, which translates to MRRPPRSQAGFTLIEVLVALALMALVSLMAWRGLASVSGARDRIEQQAEDIDAIVRTLGQMARDVELSYTGPGFDPAGLDAQAYTSGLRLLRRASGGPVFEILRPDPDGNGLWQRVQWQVRKDGLWRASGPSAARSPLPAAGDGVLLLPGTRALKLRAWVPGTGWVDGEASLAASPTGLEIALERGAPAAPERYTRMLELP; encoded by the coding sequence ATGCGCCGCCCTCCCCGATCCCAAGCCGGCTTCACGCTGATCGAAGTGCTGGTGGCCCTGGCGCTGATGGCGCTGGTCAGCCTGATGGCCTGGCGCGGCCTGGCCAGCGTGTCCGGCGCCCGCGACCGCATCGAGCAACAGGCCGAGGACATCGATGCCATCGTCCGCACGCTGGGCCAGATGGCGCGCGATGTCGAGCTGTCCTACACCGGTCCCGGCTTCGACCCGGCGGGCCTGGATGCGCAGGCCTACACCAGCGGCCTGCGCCTGCTGCGGCGCGCCAGCGGTGGCCCGGTGTTCGAGATCCTGCGCCCCGATCCCGACGGCAACGGCCTGTGGCAGCGCGTGCAATGGCAGGTGCGCAAGGACGGCCTGTGGCGCGCCAGCGGGCCGTCGGCGGCGCGCAGTCCGCTGCCGGCCGCGGGCGACGGCGTCCTGCTGCTGCCCGGCACGCGGGCCCTGAAACTACGCGCCTGGGTGCCGGGGACCGGCTGGGTGGATGGCGAAGCCAGCCTGGCCGCCTCTCCCACCGGCCTGGAGATCGCGCTGGAGCGCGGCGCGCCCGCCGCTCCAGAGCGCTACACCCGCATGCTGGAGCTGCCATGA
- the gspI gene encoding type II secretion system minor pseudopilin GspI, translated as MKFNRPPRPPDRQRGFTLIEVLVALAIIAVAMGAALRATGIMAENNRALQDKTLALLAAQNALTQLRLEQTLPRAGTRSAPCPQGGRALQCEMEFTNSMNRSFRQVSVKVRHAAWPQADTVLLQLDGLLSSLR; from the coding sequence ATGAAATTCAATAGGCCGCCCCGCCCGCCTGATCGGCAGCGCGGATTCACGCTGATCGAAGTGCTGGTGGCCCTGGCCATCATCGCCGTCGCCATGGGCGCCGCCCTGCGCGCGACCGGAATCATGGCGGAGAACAACCGCGCCCTGCAGGACAAGACGCTGGCGCTGCTGGCCGCGCAGAACGCGCTGACCCAGCTGCGGCTGGAGCAGACCCTGCCGCGCGCGGGCACGCGCAGCGCGCCCTGTCCGCAAGGCGGCCGGGCCCTGCAATGCGAGATGGAGTTTACGAATTCGATGAACCGCAGCTTCCGCCAGGTATCGGTCAAGGTGCGCCATGCCGCCTGGCCGCAGGCGGACACCGTGCTGTTGCAGCTCGACGGCCTGCTGTCCAGTCTGCGATAG
- the gspH gene encoding type II secretion system minor pseudopilin GspH, whose amino-acid sequence MPTSVPGNSERGFTLVEVLVVLVIVAIAASMVSLSVGRGENRLRGDAQRLADAFTVAQSEARSDGRAIRWLANGQGWSFERQGRLPGLSAEEDRPLPPDRLERDEVLRAQAWSAAPVELRLDPDRPLVFNTEWVAAPITLTLSAGDARVTLQRDAAGRYEIQ is encoded by the coding sequence ATGCCGACATCGGTTCCTGGGAACTCTGAGCGCGGCTTCACGCTGGTCGAAGTCCTGGTGGTGCTGGTGATCGTGGCGATCGCGGCCAGCATGGTGAGCCTGTCGGTGGGCCGCGGCGAAAACAGGCTGCGCGGCGACGCCCAGCGCCTGGCCGACGCCTTCACCGTGGCCCAGAGCGAAGCGCGCAGCGACGGCCGCGCCATCCGCTGGCTGGCCAACGGCCAAGGCTGGTCCTTCGAACGCCAGGGACGGCTGCCGGGCCTGAGCGCCGAGGAAGACCGCCCCCTGCCGCCGGACCGGCTGGAACGCGACGAGGTGCTGCGTGCGCAAGCGTGGTCGGCTGCGCCGGTGGAGCTGCGGCTCGATCCGGATCGGCCGCTGGTGTTCAACACGGAATGGGTCGCCGCGCCCATCACGCTGACGTTGAGCGCGGGGGATGCCCGCGTCACTTTGCAGCGCGACGCCGCGGGCCGCTATGAAATTCAATAG
- the gspG gene encoding type II secretion system major pseudopilin GspG translates to MRQLPRGLARQQGFTLIEIMVVIVIMGILAALIVPRVLDRPDQARQVAARQDIAGIMQALKLYRLDNGRYPNTAQGLRALVQKPDGATNWRGYLDKLPNDPWGHPYQYLSPGVKGDIDVFSFGADNKPGGESGDADIGSWEL, encoded by the coding sequence GTGCGTCAGCTACCGCGCGGGCTTGCCCGCCAGCAAGGTTTCACCCTGATCGAGATCATGGTGGTGATTGTGATCATGGGGATACTGGCGGCGCTGATCGTGCCCCGCGTGCTGGACCGCCCCGACCAGGCCCGCCAGGTCGCCGCGCGCCAGGACATCGCCGGCATCATGCAGGCGCTGAAGCTGTATCGCCTGGACAACGGCCGCTACCCCAACACCGCGCAGGGCTTGCGCGCGCTGGTGCAGAAACCCGACGGCGCGACCAACTGGCGCGGCTACCTGGACAAGTTGCCCAACGATCCCTGGGGCCATCCCTATCAATACCTGAGCCCTGGCGTCAAAGGCGATATCGATGTGTTCTCGTTCGGCGCCGACAACAAGCCCGGCGGAGAAAGCGGCGATGCCGACATCGGTTCCTGGGAACTCTGA
- a CDS encoding general secretion pathway protein GspC, with translation MPLSLRPTLPAVFRVLAVLTLAAGLGVWASILLAPKAGALPPAVSAAAPRAADNTPVALWFGKDEAMRTQITVLGVIAAGADGAAVLSIDGGPPLAWRAGGEVAPGIVLREVAADAVTVEQAGRASRLPAPAALPAPAGISREK, from the coding sequence ATGCCCTTGTCCTTGCGCCCGACCCTGCCCGCCGTGTTCCGCGTACTTGCCGTGCTGACCCTGGCCGCCGGCCTGGGCGTGTGGGCGTCGATCCTGCTCGCGCCGAAGGCTGGTGCCTTGCCTCCCGCGGTCTCGGCGGCCGCGCCGCGCGCCGCGGACAACACACCGGTCGCGTTGTGGTTCGGCAAGGACGAGGCCATGCGCACGCAGATCACCGTGCTGGGCGTGATCGCCGCGGGCGCCGACGGCGCCGCCGTGCTCAGCATCGACGGCGGCCCGCCGCTGGCCTGGCGCGCGGGCGGCGAAGTGGCCCCCGGCATCGTGCTGCGCGAGGTCGCCGCGGACGCGGTGACGGTGGAACAGGCCGGGCGCGCCAGCCGCCTGCCCGCCCCGGCCGCCCTGCCCGCGCCTGCCGGCATATCGCGCGAAAAATAG